One genomic region from Quercus robur chromosome 4, dhQueRobu3.1, whole genome shotgun sequence encodes:
- the LOC126722953 gene encoding glucosamine inositolphosphorylceramide transferase 1, with translation MGGLSPTIVAAVGGGGGGGNSGGGGGGGANGASSSNSCCDMSLRCWCRWRCRDHQHQHLRLLFSSAFVFFFGCFVLYGSVATLYAWLAFTPGVHGLAQSESSSSLGCLQDNEGSWSVGVFYGDSPFSLKPIEKANVWKDEVAAWPVANPVVTCASVSDAGYPSNFVADPFLYEQGDTLYLFYETKNPMTMQGDIGVSKSTDKGATWQQLGIALNEDWHLSYPYVFNYLGQIYMMPESSKRGELRLYRALNFPLQWTLEKVIMKKPLVDALIIKFDGKYWLFGSDHSGFGASKNGQLEIWYSSSPLGPWKPHKKNPIYNVDKSLGARNGGRPFFYEGNLYRIGQDCGETYGRAVRIFNVEVLTENEYKEVEVPLPLGLIEPNKGRNSWNGGRYHHLDVQQLSSGEWIAVMDGDRVPSGDPVQRFILGCASVAVVAVLVLLLGVLLGAVKCIIPLNWCIHNSGKRSDAFLAWERSNQFSSKVRRFCSRLNRVPSFLRGWIKPNTYTGKLVIVIIFVVGVALMCTGVKYIFGGNGAEEAYLWKGHYSQFTLLTMTYDARLWNLKMYVKHYSRCSSVREIVVVWNKGIPPELSDLDSAVPVRIRVEKENSLNNRFKIDPEIKTRAVLELDDDIMMTCDDIERGFRVWRQHPDRIVGFYPRLIDGSPLKYRGEKYARRQKGYNMILTGAAFIDSQVAFRRYWSEEAEQARELVDRYFNCEDVLLNYLYANASSSKTVEYVKPAWAIDTSKLSGAAISRNTKVHYKVRSNCLLKFSEMYGSLAGHKWEFDGRKDGWDL, from the exons ATGGGTGGGTTGAGTCCGACGATAGTGGCGGCGGTGGGCGGCGGAGGAGGAGGCGGAAAtagtggtggcggtggtggtggtggtgcgaATGGTGCGAGCAGTAGCAACAGCTGCTGTGACATGAGCTTGAGGTGTTGGTGTAGGTGGCGTTGTAGAGACCACCAACACCAGCACCTTCGTTTGTTGTTCTCCTCTgcctttgttttcttctttggttgtTTTGTGTTGTACGGATCGGTGGCTACTCTCTATGCCTGGCTTGCTTTCACACCCGGGGTCCATGGCTTGGCTCAGTCTGAGTCTAGTTCGTCTCTTGGATGCCTTCAAGACAATGAGGGTTCTTGGTCGGTTGGTGTTTTCTATGGTGACTCTCCCTTTTCTCTCAAACCCATCGAAAAG GCGAATGTGTGGAAGGATGAGGTTGCAGCATGGCCAGTGGCGAACCCTGTGGTGACTTGTGCTTCTGTTTCTGATGCTGGTTATCCTAGCAATTTTGTTGCTGATCCTTTTCTTTATGAACAG GGAGATACGCTCTACCTCTTCTATGAAACTAAGAATCCAATGACTATGCAAGGAGACATTGGAGTCTCAAAAAGTACTGATAAGGGAGCAACATGGCAACAATTGGGCATTGCCCTGAATGAGGACTGGCATCTGTCTTATCCATATGTCTTCAATTACCTTGGCCAA ATTTATATGATGCCTGAGAGCAGTAAAAGAGGGGAACTTCGTCTTTACCGTGCACTCAATTTTCCTTTGCAATGGACACTGGAGAAGGTCATCATGAAGAAGCCACTTGTTGATGCCTTAATCATCAAATTTGATGGGAAGTATTGGCTTTTTGGTTCAGATCACAGTGGTTTTGGTGCCAGCAAGAATGGACAGCTGGAGATCTGGTATAGCAGCTCACCTCTTGGTCCTTGGAAACCACACAAGAAGAACCCTATCTATAATGTTGACAAGAGCTTGGGGGCTCGAAATGGAGGGAGACCATTTTTCTACGAAGGAAACCTTTATCGAATTGGTCAAGACTGTGGTGAAACATATGGGAGAGCAGTGCGCATCTTCAATGTAGAAGTTCTTACAGAAAATGAATATAAAGAAGTTGAAGTGCCCTTGCCCTTAGGCTTAATAGAGCCTAATAAAGGCCGTAATTCTTGGAATGGTGGTCGCTATCATCATCTTGATGTACAGCAGCTAAGTTCTGGGGAGTGGATTGCAGTTATGGATGGGGACCGTGTACCTTCAGGAGATCCGGTCCAGCGATTTATTCTTGGTTGTGCTTCAGTTGCAGTTGTTGCTGTACTTGTTCTACTGCTTGGTGTGCTACTTGGTGCTGTGAAGTGCATTATCCCCCTGAACTGGTGCATTCACAACTCGGGAAAGAGAAGCGATGCTTTCTTGGCTTGGGAAAGATCAAATCAGTTTTCTTCCAAAGTGAGACGGTTTTGCAGTCGCTTAAATAGAGTACCTTCATTTCTCCGAGGATGGATAAAACCTAATACCTATACTGGAAAACTGGTTATCGTAATAATATTTGTGGTTGGAGTTGCACTAATGTGCACAGgggttaaatatatttttggggGCAATGGTGCTGAAGAAGCTTACTTGTGGAAAGGTCACTACTCGCAGTTCACGTTATTAACAATGACATATGACGCCAGACTTTGGAATCTGAAGATGTATGTGAAGCATTACTCAAGGTGTTCTTCAGTGCGAGAAATTGTTGTGGTGTGGAACAAGGGGATACCTCCCGAATTGAGTGATCTAGACTCAGCAGTGCCAGTTAGGATCAGAGTAGAGAAAGAAAACTCGTTGAATAATCGGTTCAAAATAGATCCCGAGATAAAAACCCGTGCTGTTCTTGAGCTTGATGATGACATTATGATGACTTGTGATGATATTGAGCGGGGTTTTAGGGTATGGCGTCAGCACCCAGATCGTATTGTTGGGTTCTACCCCCGGCTTATTGATGGAAGCCCATTGAAGTATAGGGGTGAGAAATATGCCCGAAGACAAAAAGGGTATAACATGATTCTTACTGGGGCAGCTTTCATTGATAGTCAAGTAGCTTTCAGGAGATATTGGAGTGAGGAAGCGGAGCAAGCCAGGGAACTGGTGGATAGGTATTTCAATTGTGAGGATGTGCTACTAAATTACTTGTATGCCAATGCAAGCTCATCTAAGACTGTAGAATATGTAAAACCAGCATGGGCAATAGATACATCAAAGTTGTCTGGTGCAGCAATCAGCCGAAACACAAAAGTGCATTACAAGGTAAGAAGCAACTGTCTTTTGAAATTTTCGGAGATGTATGGTAGTTTGGCTGGCCATAAGTGGGAATTTGATGGGAGGAAGGATGGTTGGGATTTATAG